Proteins found in one Triticum aestivum cultivar Chinese Spring chromosome 4D, IWGSC CS RefSeq v2.1, whole genome shotgun sequence genomic segment:
- the LOC123095797 gene encoding probable linoleate 9S-lipoxygenase 4: MLLHGLVDRLTGKNKQAWKEGKIRGTAVLVKSDVLNLGDFHASLLDGVHDILGTDDGVIFHLVSATAPDPQNPRRGKVGRPAHLEEMVVTMKSKAAGESVFKVTFEWDDSQGIPGAVLVRNTYRSEYLLKTLTLQGVPGKGTVVFVANSWIYPNVDRVFFANDTYLPSKMPALLVQYRQDELNNLRGDGTTGKYEEWDRVYRYDYYNDLGEPDKGHPRPVLGGTQELPYPRRCRTGRPPTKTDPRSESRIPQYKIQEALNIYVPRDERFGHLKLSDFLGYSLKAITEAILPVIRTYVDTTPKEFDSFQDIYDLYDGLLKVPDNQHLKELKKKIPLQFIKSLLPVAGDDLLNLPLPHVIRSNDYAWRSDEEFAREMLAGVNPVCIKRLTEFPVKSTLDPSAYGDQSSTITEDQIQQNLEDGLTVKQAMEKNRLFILDHHDNFMPFLDRINKLEGNYIYASRTLLFLKADGTLKPLAIELSLPHPDGIQHGAKSTVYLPADIDSGVDGQIWQLAKAYASVDDSAWHQLISHWLNTHAVIEPFVIATNRQLSVVHPVHKLLSPHYRDTLNINALARTTLINAGGVFEMTVFPEKYALEMSSVVYKNWKLTEQGLPDDLVKRGMAVPDSSSPYGVRLLIKDYPYAVDGLVIWWAIERWVNEYLAIYYPNDGVLRADKELEEWWKEVREVGHGDLKDADWWPKMVTVQELAKTCTTIIWVASALHAAVNFGQYPYAGYLPNRPTVSRRKMPEEGEEEYKQLQKGGKEADKVFIHTITSQFQTILGITLIEILSKHSSDEVYLGQRDTPEWTSDAKALEAFKRFGTRLMEIEKRILDMNKDPALKNRNGPVKMPYMLLYPNTSDAGGEKGLGLTAMGIPNSVSI; this comes from the exons atgcTGCTGCACGGGCTGGTGGACCGGCTGACGGGGAAGAACAAGCAGGCGTGGAAGGAGGGCAAGATCCGGGGCACGGCCGTGCTGGTCAAGAGCGACGTCCTCAACCTCGGCGACTTCCACGCCTCCCTCCTCGACGGCGTCCACGACATCCTCGGCACGGACGACGGCGTCATCTTCCACCTCGTCAGCGCCACCGCCCCGGACCCCC AGAATCCGAGGCGGGGCAAGGTGGGGAGGCCGGCGcacctggaggagatggtggtgacGATGAAGTCCAAGGCGGCGGGGGAGTCGGTGTTCAAGGTCACCTTCGAGTGGGACGACTCGCAGGGCATCCCCGGCGCCGTCCTCGTCCGCAACACCTACCGCTCCGAATACCTGCTCAAGACGCTCACCCTCcagggcgtccccggcaagggcaccgtCGTCTTCGTCGCCAACTCCTGGATCTACCCCAACGTCGACCGCGTCTTCTTCGCCAACGAC ACCTATCTGCCCAGCAAAATGCCTGCACTTTTGGTGCAATACAGGCAAGATGAACTCAACAATCTCCGAGGTGACGGCACAACTGGAAAGTACGAGGAGTGGGACCGTGTGTACCGCTATGACTACTACAACGACCTCGGTGAGCCGGACAAGGGCCATCCGCGCCCGGTTCTCGGCGGCACCCAAGAACTCCCCTATCCCCGTCGTTGCAGAACTGGCCGACCCCCAACAAAAACAG ACCCTAGATCAGAGAGCAGAATTCCTCAGTACAAGATACAGGAGGCCCTGAACATCTATGTCCCGCGTGATGAGCGCTTTGGGCACCTCAAGCTGTCTGACTTCCTTGGGTACTCTCTCAAGGCCATCACCGAGGCCATTCTTCCGGTAATCAGGACCTATGTTGACACTACGCCCAAGGAGTTTGATTCGTTTCAAGACATCTATGATCTCTATGATGGTCTTCTGAAAGTGCCCGATAACCAACATCTAAAGGAGCTCAAGAAGAAAATCCCCCTTCAGTTTATTAAAAGCCTTTTACCGGTTGCTGGCGACGACCTCCTGAATCTGCCCCTTCCACATGTTATCAGATCAA ATGATTATGCTTGGAGGTCAGATGAGGAGTTTGCGCGGGAGATGCTCGCAGGCGTGAACCCGGTTTGCATCAAACGTCTGACG GAGTTCCCTGTAAAAAGCACCCTGGATCCCAGTGCGTACGGGGACCAGTCAAGCACTATCACCGAAGATCAAATTCAGCAGAACCTGGAAGATGGCCTCACAGTGAAACAG GCAATGGAGAAGAACAGGCTCTTCATTCTAGATCACCATGATAACTTCATGCCATTCCTTGACCGCATCAACAAGTTGGAAGGCAACTACATCTATGCTTCAAGGACCCTGCTGTTCCTGAAGGCCGATGGCACGCTGAAGCCCTTGGCCATCGAGCTGAGCCTGCCGCACCCTGACGGAATACAGCACGGCGCGAAGAGCACGGTGTACCTTCCGGCTGATATTGACTCTGGTGTTGATGGCCAGATCTGGCAGCTTGCCAAGGCTTACGCCTCGGTCGATGACTCCGCATGGCATCAGCTTATCAGCCACTG GCTGAACACGCACGCGGTGATCGAGCCGTTCGTGATTGCGACGAACCGGCAACTCAGTGTGGTGCACCCGGTGCACAAGCTGCTGAGCCCGCATTACCGCGACACGTTGAACATCAATGCCCTGGCGCGGACCACTCTCATCAATGCCGGTGGTGTTTTTGAGATGACCGTCTTCCCGGAGAAATATGCGCTTGAGATGTCTTCCGTCGTCTACAAGAACTGGAAGCTCACCGAGCAGGGCCTCCCCGACGATCTCGTCAAGAG AGGCATGGCTGTGCCGGATTCATCGAGCCCATACGGTGTCCGGCTGCTGATCAAGGACTACCCGTACGCGGTGGACGGGCTGGTGATCTGGTGGGCGATCGAGCGGTGGGTGAACGAGTACCTGGCCATCTACTACCCCAACGACGGCGTGCTCCGGGCCGACAAGGAGCTGGAGGAGTGGTGGAAGGAGGTGCGCGAGGTTGGGCACGGTGACCTCAAGGATGCCGACTGGTGGCCCAAGATGGTGACCGTGCAGGAGCTGGCCAAGACGTGCACCACCATCATCTGGGTGGCGTCGGCGCTCCACGCGGCGGTCAACTTCGGGCAGTACCCGTACGCTGGGTACCTCCCGAACCGGCCGACGGTGAGCCGTCGGAAGATGCCGGAGGAGGGCGAAGAGGAGTACAAGCAGCTGCAGAAGGGCGGGAAGGAGGCTGACAAGGTGTTCATCCACACCATCACCAGCCAGTTCCAGACCATCCTGGGCATCACGCTCATCGAGATCCTGTCGAAGCACTCCTCCGACGAGGTGTACCTCGGGCAGCGCGACACGCCGGAGTGGACGTCGGACGCCAAGGCCCTGGAGGCGTTCAAGAGGTTCGGCACCCGGCTGATGGAGATCGAGAAGCGGATCCTGGACATGAACAAGGACCCGGCGCTCAAGAACCGGAACGGGCCGGTGAAGATGCCCTACATGCTGCTGTACCCCAACACGTCGGACGCCGGCGGCGAGAAAGGGCTCGGGCTCAccgccatgggcatccccaacagCGTCTCCATCTGA